In one Culex quinquefasciatus strain JHB chromosome 2, VPISU_Cqui_1.0_pri_paternal, whole genome shotgun sequence genomic region, the following are encoded:
- the LOC6034502 gene encoding teneurin-m isoform X2, translating into MNSYEFNATMECRDNGILRGAVKNNTRGCLLDGVPPSAPPDVPPRNPTMSRMNGRVTGNPTELGVDFEPSCLVRTPSGNVYIPSGNLGEHHFHESYYHQPETTINNKGSPIDYKTGSACSTPTKDTLKSCDRYMGPVLPPRSAMCGPPSHHYSAPLNFRKGFTFTKCTWKCTAILVILLSVILVITLLLTASNVLSISYPTTNPCTVLVDEKAEISAAKSTIADANRAADSGTAPGRPKPALSSSSPADSPSLSSASTSAASSSAASTAPANSNSNGNNNGNNGARSFPPDGTTFSQISLGARLSSKEIPPYSYWNMQFYQSEPAYVKFDYGIPRGASIGVYARRNALPTHTQYHFKEVLSGFNARQTRAAHPSMRREVTRYMEPGHWFLSIYNDDGDAQEITFYGAVAEDMTQNCPNGCSGNGQCLLGHCQCNPGYGGDDCSESVCPVLCSQRGEYINGECQCNPGWKGKECSLRHDECEVPDCNGHGHCVSGKCSCVRGYKGKFCEEVDCPHPTCSGHGFCADGTCICKKGWKGPDCAAMDQDALQCLPDCSGHGSFDLDSQTCTCEPKWSGEDCSQELCDLNCGQHGRCVGDACACDAGWGGEFCNSRLCDPRCNEHGQCKNGTCLCVTGWNGKHCTLEGCPSGCSQHGQCHVSGELMWECRCYEGWDGVDCSVPLEQNCGDNKDNDRDGLVDCEDPECCSSHSCKTSQLCVSAPKPIDVLLRKQPPAITASFFERMKFLIDEGSLQNYAKLETFNESVFWNHFNASRSAVIRGRVVTSLQMGLVGVRVSTSTPLEGFTLTRDDGWFDLMVNGGGAITLQFGRSPFRPQTRIVQVPWNEVVIIDTVVMSTLDDKEKSGIPHTCFSHDYDSMKPVVLATWKHGFQGACPDRSAILAESQVVQESLAIPGTGLNLVYHSSRAAGYLSTIKLQLTPDTIPQTLKLIHLRITIEGILFERVFEADPGIKFTYPWNRLNIYRQRVYGITTAVVKVGYQYTDCKDIIWDVQTTKLSGHDMSISEVGGWNLDIHHRYNFHEGILQKGDGSNIYLKHKPRVILTTMGDGHQRPLDCNDCNGVSAKQRLLAPVALAAAPDGSLYVGDFNYIRRIMIDGTVKTVVKLNATRVSYRYHMALSPLDGSLYVSDPESHQIIKVKNKDDSHDPEHNWEPIVGSGERCLPGDEAHCGDGGLARDAKLAYPKGVAISSDNVLFFADGTNIRMVDRDGVISTLIGNHMHKSHWKPVPCEGTLKIEEMHLRWPTELTINPLDDTLHIIDDHMILRMTPDGRVRVIAGRPLHCSSASPTTFDSDLAAHATLVMPQSIAFAPSGDLYVAESDSQRINRIRVIGTDGKIAAYAGAESKCNCLERGCDCYEADHYLAISAKFNTISAITVTPDGHVHIADQANYRIRSVISSLPEAGTSKEYEIYAPNAQEIYVFNRFGQHIATKNIMTGEITYSFLYNVNTSNGKLSTVTDAAGNKVFLLRDYTSQVNSIENTKGQKCRLRMTRMKMLHELSTPDNYNVTFDYQGPTGLLKTKLDSTGRSYVYNYDEFGRLTSAVTPTGKVIDLTFDLSVKGATVKVTENSQREVSMLIQGSSVVSRVGEAATKTTVLVDGSTTSVSPWGNTVSVESVPYILLAEIDPLLGESYPVPSKQRTEINGDLSNRFEWRYFIRHVPVRGKNSRALTQVGRKLRVNGENLLTFEYEKDSSSITVSVDDKTELLNVTYDKSSRPVAYRPQSGEYADVDLEYDRFGRLISWKWGNLKEEYTFDRAGRLNEIKYGDGSSIVYAFKDMFSSLPLKVTTPRRSDYLLQYDDAGALQSLTTPRGHIHAFSLQTSLGFFKYQYFSPINRHPFEILYNDDGQILAKIHPHQSGKVAFVYDNAGRLETILAGLSSTQYTYQESTSLVKLVEVLEPGFELRREFKYHAGVMKDEKLKFGSKSALASAHFKYQYDGNARMSGIEMDIDGKDLPIMRFKYGQSLGTLDAISDLRITRNAFNRTVVQDTSKQFFTITDFDEHGRVKSVLINIKSFDVYRLELDYDLRNRIKTHKVMVGRVTSLDKVNYNADGHVSEVVGTNSWKYLYDENGNIIGILEQGDKTNLGYDTGDRVVQIGDVEFNSYDARGYVVRRGEQKYRYNNRGQLIHALERDRFQTWYFYDDMGRLVASHDEKGNVTQYFYANINAPELITHIHYPKVAKTFRFLYDDRDMLVAVETGEQRYYVATDQNGSPIAFFDINGNIVKEIRRTPFGKIVKDSNPDFFVPIDFHGGLLDPNTRLVYMEKRLYDTAVGQWMTPYWEQLATEMRLPTDVFIYRFHNNDPINRKEPMNYMNDLKSWLRLFGYDVTKMQGSTYTKDMIYRPNAMIKSPQLAPDFGVMSGLQCIVEKVDEKFSDFGFVPKPLLKMELKTRNLLPRVAYRRGVFGEGVLISRIDGRALVSVVDGSNSVVQDVVSSVFNSSYFLDLHFSIHDQDVFYFVKDNIMKLRDDTEELRRLGGMFNISTHDINDHAVSNGKELRLHGPDAVVIIKYGVDPEQERHRILKHAHKRAVERAWELEKQLVAAGFQGRGDWTEEEKEELISHGDVDGWVGVDIHSIHKYPQLADDPGNVAFQRDSKRKRRKSGSHKAQTLRQHRHESS; encoded by the exons CCATTAATAACAAAGGATCACCGATAGACTACAAGACGGGCTCGGCCTGCTCCACCCCGACGAAAGACACGCTCAAGAGCTGCGACCGCTACATGGGTCCGGTACTGCCACCCCGGAGCGCCATGTGTGGTCCCCCGTCGCATCACTACTCAGCGCCGCTGAACTTTCGCAAAGGCTTCACCTTCACCAAATGTACATGGAAGTGTACGGCTATACTAGTTATATTATTAAGTGTTATACTTGTTATAACATTATTATTAACAG catcTAACGTATTAAGTATATCATATCCAACCACCAACCCCTGTACAGTTCTAGTCGATGAGAAGGCGGAGATTTCCGCGGCCAAAAGTACGATAGCGGACGCGAACCGGGCGGCGGACAGCGGAACGGCACCGGGCCGGCCCAAACCTGCCCTGAGCAGTAGTAGTCCTGCCGATTCGCCCTCGCTCAGTTCCGCGTCCACGTCCGCCGCGTCCTCGTCGGCGGCGTCAACGGCGCCGGCCAACAGCAATAGCAACGGCAACAACAATGGCAACAACGGAG CGCGAAGCTTCCCCCCGGACGGCACCACCTTCTCGCAGATCAGCCTCGGGGCGCGCCTCTCCTCCAAGGAGATCCCCCCGTACAGCTACTGGAACATGCAGTTCTACCAGTCCGAGCCGGCGTACGTCAAGTTCGACTATGGCATTCCGAGGGGCGCCTCGATCGGCGTGTACGCCCGCCGGAACGCGCTGCCCACCCACACCCAGTACCACTTCAAGGAGGTGCTGAGCGGATTCAACGCGCGCCAGACACGTGCCGCACAT CCGTCGATGCGCCGAGAGGTGACCCGCTACATGGAGCCCGGCCACTGGTTCCTGTCGATCTACAACGACGACGGTGACGCGCAGGAGATCACCTTTTACGGTGCGGTCGCAGAAGACATGACCCAAAACTGCCCGAACGGGTGCTCCGGCAACGGCCAGTGCCTGCTCGGCCACTGTCAGTGCAATCCCGGCTACGGAGGCGACGACTGCAGCGAGA GCGTCTGTCCGGTGCTGTGCTCTCAGCGCGGCGAATACATCAACGGCGAGTGCCAGTGCAACCCGGGCTGGAAGGGCAAGGAGTGCTCGCTGCGGCACGACGAGTGCGAGGTTCCGGACTGCAACGGCCACGGACACTGCGTCAGCGGCAAGTGCTCGTGCGTGCGCGGCTACAAGGGCAAATTCTGCGAAGAAG TGGACTGTCCCCACCCGACCTGCTCCGGCCACGGCTTCTGCGCCGACGGCACCTGCATCTGCAAAAAGGGCTGGAAGGGCCCGGACTGTGCCGCCATGGACCAGGACGCGCTCCAATGCCTGCCCGACTGCTCCGGCCACGGCTCCTTCGATCTGGACAGCCAGACGTGCACGTGCGAGCCCAAGTGGAGCGGCGAGGACTGCTCGCAGGAGCTGTGCGATCTCAACTGTGGCCAACACGGACGCTGCGTGGGCGATGCCTGTGCCTGCGATGCCGGCTGGGGAGGTGAATTCTGCAACTCGCGGCTTTGCGATCCGCGCTGCAACGAGCATGGTCAGTGCAAGAACGGAACGTGCCTGTGCGTGACCGGGTGGAACGGGAAGCACTGCACGCTCGAGGGGTGTCCCAGTGG TTGCTCCCAGCATGGCCAGTGCCACGTGAGCGGTGAGCTGATGTGGGAGTGCCGCTGCTACGAGGGCTGGGATGGAGTGGACTGCTCGGTGCCGCTGGAGCAAAATTGTGGCGACAACAAGGACAACGATAGAG ACGGCCTTGTCGACTGCGAGGACCCCGAGTGCTGCAGCAGCCACTCGTGCAAAACGAGCCAGCTGTGCGTTTCGGCCCCGAAGCCCATCGACGTTCTGCTGCGGAAGCAACCCCCGGCCATCACGGCGTCCTTCTTCGAACGCATGAAGTTCCTGATTGACGAGGGCAGTCTGCAGAATTACGCCAAGCTGGAGACGTTCAATGAGAG CgttttttggaatcattttaaCGCAAG CCGTTCCGCCGTAATCCGAGGCCGCGTCGTCACGTCGCTGCAGATGGGGCTGGTCGGAGTTCGCGTGAGCACTTCGACACCTTTGGAGGGATTCACGCTGACGCGGGACGACGGGTGGTTCGATCTGATGGTGAACGGAGGAGGTGCGATCACGCTGCAGTTTGGCCGATCGCCGTTCCGGCCGCAGACACGGATTGTGCAGGTGCCGTGGAACGAGGTGGTCATCATTGACACGGTGGTGATGTCTACGCTGGACGACAAGGAGAAGAGTGGAATTCCGCACACGTGCTTCTCGCACGATTACGACTCGATGAAGCCGGTCGTGTTGGCCACGTGGAAGCACGGATTCCAGGGGGCGTGCCCGGATCGGAGCGCCATCTTGGCGGAATCGCAGGTGGTGCAGGAATCGTTGGCGATTCCTGGAACTGGGCTGAACCTGGTTTACCACAGCAGTCGTGCCGCTGGATATTTGTCCACGATCAAGTTGCAGCTGACTCCGGATACGATCCCGCAAACGCTCAAGCTGATCCACCTGAGGATCACTATCGAAGGAATCCTGTTCGAGCGGGTATTCGAAGCTGACCCGGGTATCAAGTTCACGTACCCATGGAACCGACTCAACATCTACCGTCAACGCGTCTATGGCATTACGACGGCCGTGGTCAAGGTCGGATATCAGTACACCGACTGCAAGGACATCATCTGGGACGTGCAGACGACCAAGCTGAGCGGACACGACATGAGCATCTCCGAAGTTGGCGGATGGAACCTGGACATTCACCACCGGTACAACTTCCACGAGGGCATTCTGCAGAAGGGAGACGGATCCAACATCTACCTGAAGCACAAGCCACGTGTGATCCTCACCACCATGGGCGACGGACATCAACGACCGCTGGATTGTAACGACTGCAACGGAGTTTCCGCCAAGCAGCGATTGCTCGCTCCGGTCGCCCTCGCGGCAGCCCCCGACGGTTCTCTCTACGTTGGTGACTTCAACTACATCCGAAGGATCATGATCGACGGAACCGTCAAAACAGTGGTGAAACTCAACGCAACCCGCGTCTCCTATCGCTACCACATGGCCCTCAGTCCGCTCGATGGATCGCTGTACGTGTCCGACCCGGAATCCCACCAGATCATCAAGGTCAAGAACAAGGACGACTCGCACGATCCCGAACACAACTGGGAACCGATCGTCGGAAGCGGCGAACGATGCCTGCCCGGAGATGAAGCCCACTGTGGTGACGGAGGACTCGCTCGCGATGCCAAGCTGGCCTACCCGAAGGGAGTCGCAATTTCTTCCGACAACGTACTCTTCTTCGCCGACGGAACCAACATCCGAATGGTCGATCGTGACGGCGTGATCAGCACCCTCATCGGTAACCACATGCACAAGTCTCACTGGAAGCCGGTCCCGTGCGAGGGCACTCTCAAGATCGAAGAAATGCACCTCCGATGGCCCACCGAGCTGACGATCAACCCACTGGACGACACCCTGCACATCATCGACGATCACATGATCCTACGTATGACGCCTGACGGACGAGTTCGCGTGATCGCGGGACGACCCCTTCACTGCTCATCCGCTTCACCAACCACGTTCGACTCGGATCTTGCCGCTCACGCCACCCTCGTCATGCCACAAAGCATCGCGTTCGCACCGTCAGGTGATCTGTACGTCGCCGAGTCCGACTCCCAGCGCATCAACCGAATCCGCGTTATCGGAACCGACGGCAAGATCGCCGCGTACGCCGGCGCCGAATCCAAGTGCAACTGTCTCGAACGAGGCTGCGACTGCTACGAAGCCGATCACTACCTGGCGATCAGTGCCAAATTCAACACGATCTCGGCCATCACGGTCACCCCCGACGGACACGTCCACATCGCCGATCAGGCCAACTACCGCATCCGATCGGTGATTTCCAGCCTGCCAGAAGCCGGAACATCAAAAGAGTACGAAATCTACGCCCCGAACGCCCAAGAAATCTACGTGTTCAACCGTTTCGGACAGCACATCGCTACCAAGAACATCATGACCGGCGAGATCACGTACAGCTTCCTGTACAACGTCAACACCTCGAACGGCAAGCTCAGCACGGTCACCGATGCCGCCGGAAACAAGGTGTTCTTGCTGCGTGACTACACCTCGCAGGTCAACTCGATCGAGAACACCAAGGGTCAAAAGTGCCGTCTCCGAATGACCCGCATGAAGATGCTGCACGAACTCAGCACTCCAGACAACTACAACGTCACGTTCGACTACCAAGGGCCAACGGGACTGCTCAAAACGAAGCTCGACTCCACCGGACGCTCCTACGTGTACAATTACGACGAGTTTGGTCGCCTAACATCGGCCGTAACCCCAACCGGCAAGGTCATCGATCTAACCTTCGACCTCTCAGTCAAGGGCGCCACCGTCAAAGTCACCGAAAACTCCCAACGCGAAGTCTCCATGCTCATCCAAGGCTCCTCTGTCGTTTCCCGCGTCGGTGAAGCCGCAACCAAAACCACCGTCCTCGTCGACGGAAGCACCACCAGCGTCTCTCCGTGGGGCAACACCGTGTCCGTCGAGTCCGTCCCGTACATCTTGCTCGCCGAGATCGACCCCCTCCTCGGCGAAAGCTACCCCGTCCCGTCCAAGCAGCGCACCGAAATCAACGGCGACCTGTCGAACCGCTTCGAGTGGCGCTACTTCATCCGTCACGTCCCCGTGCGCGGTAAGAACTCCCGCGCCCTCACCCAGGTCGGCCGCAAGCTGCGCGTCAACGGCGAGAACCTGCTAACGTTCGAGTACGAAAAGGACAGCTCCTCGATTACGGTCTCCGTGGACGACAAAACCGAATTACTGAACGTCACGTACGACAAGTCTTCGCGACCGGTCGCGTACCGCCCACAGTCGGGAGAGTACGCCGACGTGGATCTGGAATACGATCGCTTCGGACGGCTGATCTCGTGGAAGTGGGGCAATCTTAAAGAGGAGTACACCTTTGATCGCGCAGGTCGGCTCAACGAGATCAAGTACGGCGACGGCAGCTCGATCGTGTACGCGTTCAAGGACATGTTCAGCAGTCTACCGTTGAAGGTGACGACTCCGCGCCGATCGGACTACCTGCTGCAGTACGACGACGCTGGGGCGCTGCAATCGTTGACGACTCCACGCGGGCACATCCACGCGTTCTCGCTGCAAACCTCGCTTGGGTTCTTCAAGTACCAGTACTTCTCGCCGATCAACCGCCATCCATTCGAGATTCTGTACAACGACGACGGGCAGATCTTGGCCAAGATTCATCCGCACCAGTCGGGCAAGGTGGCGTTCGTGTATGACAACGCTGGTCGGTTGGAAACCATCCTGGCAGGACTGTCATCGACGCAGTACACCTACCAGGAGAGTACGAGCCTGGTCAAGTTGGTTGAGGTGCTGGAACCTGGATTCGAGCTGCGACGTGAGTTCAAGTACCACGCCGGAGTGATGAAGGACGAGAAGCTCAAGTTTGGCTCGAAGAGTGCGCTGGCGTCGGCTCATTTCAAGTATCAGTACGATGGAAATGCAAGGATGAGTGGAATCGAGATGGACATTGACGGTAAGGATTTGCCGATCATGCGGTTCAAGTACGGACAGAGCTTGGGAACGCTGGATGCGATCAGCGATCTGAGGATTACGAGGAATGCGTTCAACAGGACGGTTGTGCAGGACACCTCGAAGCAGTTCTTCACGATCACGGACTTTGACGAGCATGGAAGGGTGAAGAGTGTGCTGATAAACATCAAGTCGTTTGACGTGTATCGGTTGGAGCTGGATTATGATTTGAGGAATAGGATCAAGACGCACAAGGTCATGGTTGGTCGCGTGACATCGCTTGATAAAGTCAACTACAACGCTGATGGACACGTTAGTGAGGTCGTTGGCACGAACAGCTGGAAGTATCTGTACGACGAGAATGGCAACATCATTGGAATTCTGGAGCAGGGTGACAAGACCAACTTGGGGTACGACACCGGCGATCGAGTGGTGCAGATTGGTGATGTGGAGTTCAACAGTTACGATGCTCGCGGATACGTTGTGCGTCGAGGTGAGCAAAAGTATCGCTACAACAACCGAGGCCAGCTTATTCACGCGTTGGAGCGCGATCGCTTCCAGACGTGGTACTTCTACGACGATATGGGACGTCTGGTGGCAAGTCACGACGAGAAGGGCAACGTAACGCAGTACTTCTACGCGAACATCAACGCGCCGGAACTGATCACGCACATTCACTACCCGAAGGTCGCGAAGACGTTCCGATTCCTGTACGACGATCGTGACATGCTGGTGGCGGTGGAGACCGGCGAGCAGCGATACTACGTGGCTACCGATCAGAACGGATCACCGATCGCGTTCTTCGACATCAACGGCAACATCGTGAAGGAGATCCGCCGTACGCCGTTCGGCAAGATCGTCAAGGACTCGAACCCGGACTTTTTCGTGCCAATCGACTTCCACGGAGGTCTGCTCGACCCGAACACCCGACTGGTCTACATGGAGAAGCGTCTGTACGACACGGCGGTCGGCCAATGGATGACCCCGTACTGGGAACAGCTCGCAACCGAGATGCGTCTGCCGACGGACGTGTTCATCTACCGGTTCCACAACAACGATCCGATCAACAGGAAGGAACCGATGAACTACATGAACGACCTCAAGTCGTGGCTGCGACTGTTCGGGTACGACGTGACCAAGATGCAGGGCTCGACCTACACCAAGGACATGATCTACCGACCGAACGCCATGATCAAGTCACCCCAGCTGGCGCCCGACTTTGGCGTCATGTCCGGACTGCAGTGCATCGTTGAGAAG GTTGACGAAAAGTTCTCGGACTTTGGCTTCGTGCCGAAGCCGTTGCTGAAGATGGAGCTCAAGACGAGGAATCTGCTGCCGCGTGTTGCCTACCGGCGGGGTGTATTTGGTGAAGGAGTGCTGATCTCCCGCATCGACGGACGAGCGCTGGTCAGCGTGGTCGATGGATCGAACAGCGTCGTCCAGGACGTAGTTTCCTCCGTGTTCAACAGCTCGTACTTCCTGGATCTGCACTTTAGCATTCACGATCAGGACGTGTTTTACTTCGTCAAGGACAACATCATGAAGCTGCGCGATGACACGGAAGAGTTGCGCCGGCTGGGTGGAATGTTCAACATCTCGACGCACGACATCAACGATCATGCGGTCTCGAACGGTAAGGAACTGCGACTGCACGGCCCGGACGCCGTGGTCATCATCAAGTACGGCGTCGATCCGGAACAGGAACGGCACCGCATCTTGAAGCACGCTCACAAGCGGGCCGTCGAACGGGCCTGGGAGCTCGAGAAGCAGCTGGTGGCCGCCGGATTCCAGGGTCGCGGCGACTGGACCGAGGAAGAGAAGGAAGAACTGATCTCGCACGGTGACGTCGACGGATGGGTCGGGGTGGACATTCACAGCATACACAAGTACCCGCAGCTCGCGGATGACCCCGGCAACGTGGCCTTCCAGCGGGACTCGAAGCGGAAACGACGGAAGAGCGGAAGCCACAAAGCGCAAACGCTGCGACAGCACAGGCACGAAAGCTCGTGA